The following proteins are encoded in a genomic region of Haloarcula marina:
- a CDS encoding P-loop NTPase produces the protein MNETHVYTVAGAKGGVGKTTTSINLGASLAAAGYSTVVVELDLAMANLVDFLDVDIDVSEAATLHDVLAGTTDLDTATYETDPGFAVVPSGTDLGGYAATDLERLPDAVETLRWRYDVVLLDTPAGLSEETVRPLQLADEALLVSTPRVASIRNVQNTMELADRVDTPIRGLVLTKSGTGSSPGADRIAAFLDVELLGHVPEDEAVPHSQDKGLPVVSNAPRSGAAIAYRKIGRALVDLDPTEVERVDESVARSPAEPNGPDRNPSGGPERPATARHGTTDGGRVIEPQAVVGGEGAAAERDEDDDTPADEYATADAGDHTSTESETEAPEGTDAETDAPPVGVSDGDESRPIVGPRRPESDGHEEADGVVNDEGAEGYDSDVTAGEGAPERAGDDDRADNDDTVVDETTDDNASESTDADLIVPDTESSDSTEDGADSGSDGEAIGPETEPEQRENEISGVTASAETGGRSVTERVRSLFGF, from the coding sequence ATGAACGAAACTCACGTCTACACGGTGGCTGGTGCGAAGGGAGGAGTGGGCAAGACGACGACCAGTATCAACCTCGGCGCGTCGCTCGCGGCCGCGGGCTACTCGACCGTCGTCGTCGAACTCGACCTCGCGATGGCGAACCTCGTTGATTTCCTGGACGTAGACATCGACGTCAGCGAGGCGGCAACGCTTCACGACGTTCTCGCCGGGACCACCGACCTCGATACTGCGACCTACGAGACCGACCCCGGTTTCGCCGTCGTCCCGAGTGGTACTGACCTCGGTGGCTACGCCGCGACCGACCTGGAGCGGCTTCCGGACGCCGTCGAGACGCTCCGGTGGCGCTACGATGTCGTCCTACTGGACACGCCTGCCGGACTCAGCGAGGAGACGGTGCGGCCGCTCCAGTTGGCAGACGAAGCCCTCCTCGTCTCGACACCGCGAGTCGCCTCGATTCGCAACGTTCAGAACACGATGGAACTCGCCGACCGCGTCGACACGCCCATCCGCGGCCTCGTCCTGACGAAGTCCGGCACTGGTTCTTCGCCCGGTGCGGACCGCATCGCGGCGTTCCTCGACGTGGAACTGCTCGGCCACGTCCCCGAGGACGAGGCCGTCCCGCACTCACAGGACAAGGGCCTGCCGGTCGTCTCGAACGCCCCACGCAGCGGCGCGGCCATCGCGTACCGGAAAATCGGGCGCGCGCTGGTCGACCTCGACCCGACGGAAGTCGAACGCGTCGACGAGTCGGTGGCTCGTTCTCCCGCCGAACCGAACGGCCCCGACCGGAACCCTTCGGGCGGGCCGGAACGACCCGCTACCGCCCGCCACGGTACCACGGACGGCGGGCGCGTCATCGAACCCCAGGCTGTGGTGGGCGGCGAAGGCGCGGCTGCCGAGAGAGATGAAGATGACGACACACCGGCAGACGAGTACGCGACGGCGGATGCGGGGGACCACACCAGCACCGAGAGCGAGACGGAAGCGCCGGAAGGAACCGACGCCGAAACCGACGCACCTCCCGTCGGCGTGTCGGACGGCGACGAGTCACGGCCTATCGTCGGCCCACGCCGTCCCGAGTCCGATGGACACGAAGAAGCCGATGGAGTTGTCAACGACGAGGGCGCGGAGGGCTACGATAGCGACGTGACGGCCGGCGAGGGCGCTCCCGAACGGGCCGGTGACGACGACCGAGCAGACAACGATGACACCGTCGTCGACGAGACGACGGACGACAACGCGTCAGAATCGACCGATGCGGATCTCATCGTACCGGATACTGAGTCGAGTGACTCCACCGAAGACGGTGCCGACTCCGGGTCCGACGGTGAAGCGATCGGTCCCGAGACGGAACCGGAGCAAAGAGAGAACGAGATATCCGGTGTGACCGCGAGCGCCGAAACCGGCGGTCGGTCGGTCACCGAGCGAGTGCGGTCGCTGTTCGGGTTTTAG
- a CDS encoding 3-dehydroquinate synthase II, which produces MTRTVWLKADDEVGDWETRKRRITAGLEAGVDWVLVDESDVERVKDLGAVNVAAFSNGDVHVMDAEADESEADATIVGKDGEGDGTVDLPSDFSGSADLSALRQNGSAPDGGYVRIFDEDYEAFAEAVATEADYTMVVSENWQIIPLENLIARVGDETHLIAGVTSAQDARTAYETLERGADGVLLDSDDVDEIRKTVEVRDEVGREQVELEYAEVTAIEQTGSADRVCIDTGNLMEHDEGMLVGSMARGLFFVHAETAESPYVASRPFRVNAGAVHAYVRTPDGGTKYLSELQSGDEVQIVDAEGHTREAIVGRAKIEKRPMFRVQAETQDGDRIETLLQNAETIKVHTRDGRTAVTDLEVGDEILVHYEDTATHFGEKIEESIIEK; this is translated from the coding sequence ATGACACGAACCGTGTGGCTCAAAGCCGACGACGAGGTCGGCGACTGGGAGACGCGAAAACGGCGCATCACGGCCGGACTCGAGGCCGGCGTCGACTGGGTACTGGTCGACGAATCCGACGTAGAGCGAGTGAAGGACCTCGGCGCGGTCAACGTCGCCGCCTTCTCGAACGGCGACGTTCACGTGATGGACGCCGAAGCGGACGAGTCCGAGGCCGACGCGACCATCGTCGGCAAGGACGGCGAGGGCGACGGTACCGTCGACCTCCCGTCGGATTTCTCCGGGTCTGCGGACCTCTCTGCGCTCCGACAGAACGGGTCGGCCCCCGACGGTGGCTACGTCCGCATCTTCGACGAGGACTACGAGGCGTTCGCCGAGGCCGTCGCCACGGAGGCCGACTACACGATGGTCGTCAGCGAGAACTGGCAGATAATCCCCTTAGAGAACCTCATCGCCCGCGTCGGCGACGAGACGCACCTCATCGCTGGCGTCACTTCCGCCCAGGACGCCCGGACGGCCTACGAGACGCTCGAACGCGGCGCGGACGGCGTCTTACTCGACAGCGACGACGTGGACGAGATTCGCAAGACCGTCGAGGTCCGCGACGAAGTCGGCCGCGAACAGGTCGAACTGGAGTACGCCGAGGTCACCGCTATCGAACAGACGGGGTCGGCCGACCGCGTCTGCATCGACACGGGCAACCTGATGGAACACGACGAGGGGATGCTCGTCGGGTCGATGGCGCGGGGCCTCTTTTTCGTCCACGCCGAGACGGCCGAATCTCCCTACGTCGCCTCTCGGCCGTTTAGAGTCAACGCCGGCGCGGTCCACGCCTACGTCCGCACGCCCGACGGCGGGACGAAGTACCTCTCGGAACTCCAGTCGGGCGACGAGGTCCAGATAGTTGACGCCGAGGGCCACACCCGCGAGGCCATCGTCGGCCGCGCGAAGATAGAGAAACGCCCGATGTTCCGCGTGCAGGCCGAGACCCAGGACGGCGACCGAATCGAGACGCTCCTCCAGAACGCCGAGACCATCAAGGTCCACACGCGCGACGGCCGCACGGCCGTCACCGACCTCGAAGTCGGCGACGAGATTCTCGTCCACTACGAGGACACGGCCACGCACTTCGGCGAGAAGATAGAAGAGAGCATCATCGAGAAGTAG
- a CDS encoding DUF6677 family protein: MTQTGRKRPWLAAVLAFLYPGLGHVYLREWLRAILWFGLVVSTTTLLVGESTTAPLSDGFSLEGVLAVSQNMPIEATAALLAITALSMADAYWMATRGNTVTEVVEGIKCPNCGKELDEDIDFCHWCTAELDQYQTPSEQEGERPETDGDDATSR; encoded by the coding sequence ATGACTCAGACAGGGCGCAAGCGGCCGTGGCTGGCCGCAGTGCTCGCGTTCCTCTACCCGGGGTTGGGACACGTCTACCTGCGGGAGTGGTTACGGGCCATCCTCTGGTTCGGCCTCGTCGTCAGTACGACGACGCTACTGGTCGGCGAGAGCACGACAGCGCCGCTCAGCGACGGATTTTCTCTCGAAGGCGTTCTTGCCGTCTCGCAGAACATGCCCATCGAGGCGACAGCGGCACTGCTCGCGATTACCGCGCTGAGCATGGCCGACGCTTACTGGATGGCGACCCGCGGGAACACGGTGACCGAAGTGGTCGAAGGCATCAAGTGCCCGAACTGCGGGAAAGAACTCGACGAGGACATCGACTTCTGTCACTGGTGTACGGCGGAACTCGACCAGTACCAGACGCCGTCCGAACAGGAAGGAGAGCGACCGGAAACCGACGGCGACGACGCTACTTCTCGATGA
- a CDS encoding cupin domain-containing protein, which translates to MDVVSDTHADEVEVEPGVYLAQLAAGSEMSIQHLRIEPGGRVPEHSHHHEQVGFVYQGEQTFVLDDGEAVTVGPGESYRLESHEVHAAENRGEAELLAIDVFSPPRPNPDWLDS; encoded by the coding sequence ATGGATGTCGTGTCAGACACTCACGCGGACGAAGTCGAAGTCGAACCGGGCGTCTACCTCGCGCAACTCGCCGCCGGTTCGGAGATGAGCATCCAGCACCTCCGAATCGAACCCGGCGGGCGCGTCCCCGAACACAGTCACCACCACGAGCAGGTCGGGTTCGTCTATCAGGGCGAACAGACCTTCGTCTTGGACGACGGCGAAGCGGTCACCGTCGGTCCTGGCGAGTCCTACCGACTGGAGAGTCACGAAGTTCACGCCGCCGAGAACCGCGGCGAGGCGGAACTGCTGGCTATCGACGTGTTCAGTCCGCCGCGTCCGAACCCCGATTGGCTCGACAGCTAG
- a CDS encoding SRPBCC family protein — protein MRTVERTRFVDATPAELDRLLSPSAILEHEGTFSTVESTAGDEGTRVTARGGGVEAMFAFQTLDDGFEYRQVGQRGPFEFMETTLTYAAENHGSEVRVRSTVSLGLPLPALSDRLAAWKRRGELDRLLDGLAAEV, from the coding sequence ATGCGCACGGTCGAACGGACACGCTTCGTCGACGCGACGCCCGCCGAACTCGACCGCCTGCTCTCACCGTCGGCCATTCTCGAACACGAAGGGACGTTTTCGACGGTCGAATCCACGGCCGGGGACGAGGGAACGCGGGTCACCGCCCGCGGCGGTGGGGTCGAAGCGATGTTCGCGTTCCAGACGCTCGACGACGGCTTCGAGTATCGACAGGTCGGCCAGCGGGGACCGTTTGAGTTCATGGAGACGACGCTCACCTACGCCGCCGAGAATCACGGGAGCGAGGTTCGGGTCCGGTCGACCGTCAGCCTCGGCCTCCCACTCCCCGCGCTATCGGACCGCCTCGCCGCGTGGAAGCGGCGCGGCGAACTCGACCGGTTGCTGGACGGCCTCGCCGCCGAGGTGTGA